A window from Pseudomonas alloputida encodes these proteins:
- a CDS encoding type II toxin-antitoxin system HigB family toxin yields MTVYRIKGSLFPNWEQKYVIMRLLGRDKLLPLKGESEQIDKWISSWVSEIANANWKSPDELIEQYPSAQKVKEGHFSFCVCSSRYFIELTIAFAQGIAIITAPIKKL; encoded by the coding sequence TTGACGGTCTATCGAATCAAGGGTAGCTTGTTCCCAAATTGGGAACAAAAATACGTGATCATGAGACTGCTAGGGCGTGACAAGCTCCTTCCCTTGAAAGGGGAAAGCGAGCAAATCGACAAATGGATTTCCAGCTGGGTTAGCGAGATCGCTAATGCCAACTGGAAAAGCCCCGATGAATTGATTGAACAATATCCCAGTGCTCAAAAGGTAAAGGAAGGACACTTTTCGTTCTGTGTTTGCTCTTCCCGCTACTTTATTGAACTGACGATTGCCTTCGCTCAAGGCATTGCCATCATCACTGCTCCGATTAAAAAGCTATGA
- a CDS encoding beta family protein: MNNQYFPILKAKKGELEALSKLSPSVLARTTPIIELAKLGGKQLETAIKRTNTPFKEYVEKCSLAVSKATPKKQVIIDIFQWPANFTVETGEHILNYSIDQLAAQGFSDQVSTGHLTCAEIALRPTAFYKSAIP, from the coding sequence ATGAATAACCAATACTTTCCAATTCTAAAAGCAAAAAAAGGTGAGCTAGAAGCTCTGAGCAAGCTTTCGCCCAGCGTTCTTGCTCGTACCACGCCAATTATCGAGCTAGCGAAATTGGGTGGTAAGCAGTTAGAGACGGCGATAAAGCGTACCAACACCCCTTTCAAAGAGTATGTTGAAAAATGCTCTCTTGCCGTGTCGAAAGCCACTCCAAAAAAGCAGGTTATTATTGATATTTTTCAATGGCCAGCGAATTTTACTGTGGAAACAGGCGAGCACATTTTAAACTACAGCATCGATCAACTCGCTGCACAAGGATTCTCCGATCAAGTCAGCACAGGCCATCTGACCTGTGCTGAAATAGCCCTCCGTCCAACTGCCTTCTACAAGTCCGCCATCCCATGA
- a CDS encoding YggL family protein, whose protein sequence is MATNRSRRLRKKLCVDEFQELGFELNLEFKEDLDDQAIDAFLDAFLEEAMDANGLDYVGGDDFGLVCSVKRGSVSEEQRAAVEAWLKGRSELTKIEVSPLLDAWYPEKPINKAE, encoded by the coding sequence ATGGCCACAAACCGCTCCCGTCGTCTGCGCAAGAAGCTGTGTGTCGACGAGTTTCAGGAATTGGGCTTCGAGCTGAACCTGGAATTCAAGGAAGATCTGGATGACCAGGCTATCGATGCTTTCCTCGACGCGTTCCTGGAAGAAGCCATGGACGCCAACGGCCTGGATTATGTAGGCGGTGACGATTTCGGCCTGGTGTGCTCGGTCAAACGCGGCTCGGTCAGCGAAGAACAGCGCGCTGCCGTTGAAGCCTGGCTCAAAGGCCGCAGCGAACTGACCAAGATCGAAGTCAGCCCGCTGCTGGATGCCTGGTACCCGGAAAAGCCTATCAACAAGGCTGAGTGA
- a CDS encoding response regulator transcription factor, with product MHSIFIVDDHPVIRLAVRMLLENQNYKIVGESDNGVDAMQMIRESNPDLVILDISIPKLDGLEVLARFQSMALPLKVLVLTAQSPALFAVRCMHSGAAGYVCKQEDLSELLSAIKAVLAGYNYFPSQAIKNNQTTDSDLQLFRQVNDRELMVLQLFAQGRSNKEIAKGMFLSSKTVSTYKKRLMHKLQVNTLVDLIEMAKRNALV from the coding sequence ATGCACTCCATATTTATCGTTGACGACCATCCGGTGATTCGCCTGGCCGTGCGTATGCTGCTGGAAAACCAGAATTACAAGATTGTCGGCGAGTCGGACAACGGCGTAGACGCCATGCAGATGATCCGCGAGAGCAACCCCGACCTGGTCATTCTCGACATCAGCATCCCCAAGCTAGACGGCCTGGAGGTGCTGGCCCGCTTTCAGAGCATGGCCCTGCCCTTGAAGGTTCTGGTGCTGACTGCACAGTCCCCGGCATTGTTTGCCGTACGTTGCATGCACTCGGGCGCGGCGGGTTATGTCTGCAAACAGGAAGACCTGAGCGAACTGCTCAGTGCAATCAAGGCTGTACTGGCCGGTTATAACTACTTCCCCAGCCAGGCAATAAAAAACAACCAGACCACCGACAGTGACCTGCAACTTTTCCGCCAGGTAAATGACCGCGAACTGATGGTGCTTCAACTTTTCGCCCAAGGCCGCAGCAACAAGGAAATTGCCAAGGGCATGTTTCTCAGCAGCAAGACTGTCAGTACCTACAAGAAGCGCCTCATGCACAAACTGCAAGTCAATACGCTGGTCGATCTGATCGAGATGGCCAAGCGCAACGCGCTGGTCTGA
- a CDS encoding ImmA/IrrE family metallo-endopeptidase: MNILEARIIRTEQQYQAYFEKVQQLVHSMPKPGTKESDELELLSILIEDYEKQKYPVETPDPIDAILFRMEEKGLKQADLVPYFGTRSRVSEILSRKRPLTVPMIRALAIGLGISTDTLIGLSEVQSSSHKESIDWKKFPLSEMVTRGWILKATEKAKTTAEDIVKSFISEMGLQAGGASFRRTLKGEAATPTTHYTLYAWVARIIQKSRATRKNTNYKKELIDNSFIKELSHLSRYENGPLLAVNLLEEIGVSVIIEPHLKGTMLDGAALQDNDGTPIIGLTLRYDRIDNFWFTLMHEVAHIWKHVEDNSEAILDDLEAPSDDRREAEANRIARETFIPRAIWKRSEAYLNPSKETILQLSQELRIHPAIIAGRLRQESGNYNLFSDLVGQGEVRKLFRSES, from the coding sequence ATGAATATTTTAGAAGCGAGAATCATCCGTACTGAACAACAGTACCAAGCGTACTTTGAAAAAGTACAACAACTAGTTCATTCTATGCCTAAGCCGGGCACTAAAGAAAGTGATGAGCTTGAACTGCTTTCCATACTTATCGAAGATTATGAAAAACAAAAATATCCAGTAGAAACCCCTGATCCAATAGATGCAATTCTGTTCAGGATGGAAGAGAAAGGGTTAAAACAAGCAGATTTAGTTCCATACTTTGGCACTAGGAGTCGTGTGTCTGAAATACTTTCACGCAAACGACCTCTCACAGTTCCAATGATACGAGCACTTGCGATAGGGCTAGGGATATCAACAGATACTCTAATTGGACTTTCCGAAGTACAAAGCTCTTCACATAAAGAGAGTATAGATTGGAAAAAATTTCCGCTTTCTGAAATGGTCACAAGAGGTTGGATTCTAAAAGCAACCGAAAAAGCAAAAACAACCGCCGAAGACATAGTTAAAAGCTTTATATCTGAAATGGGGTTGCAGGCAGGCGGTGCTTCATTTAGGAGAACGCTCAAAGGTGAGGCAGCAACACCGACAACCCATTACACGCTTTACGCATGGGTAGCTCGAATCATTCAAAAATCCCGTGCAACGCGTAAAAATACAAATTACAAAAAAGAATTAATAGATAACAGCTTCATTAAGGAGTTGTCGCATTTAAGTAGGTATGAGAACGGGCCGCTGCTGGCAGTCAATCTACTTGAAGAGATTGGTGTGTCTGTAATTATAGAGCCGCATCTTAAAGGGACTATGCTTGACGGTGCAGCATTACAAGATAATGATGGGACACCTATAATTGGCTTAACCTTACGATATGACAGAATAGATAATTTCTGGTTTACACTGATGCATGAAGTTGCTCACATATGGAAGCATGTGGAAGATAACTCTGAAGCAATACTAGATGACTTAGAAGCTCCATCTGATGATAGGAGAGAAGCCGAGGCAAATAGAATCGCCCGTGAGACTTTCATCCCAAGAGCCATATGGAAAAGATCTGAGGCGTATTTGAATCCTAGTAAAGAAACTATACTGCAACTTTCTCAGGAATTGAGAATACACCCAGCAATAATCGCTGGACGACTGAGGCAAGAAAGTGGCAACTACAATCTGTTTTCTGACCTTGTCGGACAAGGTGAGGTAAGAAAACTTTTCAGATCTGAATCTTGA
- a CDS encoding ATP-binding protein, whose translation MARVINRLLLVLLLLSGATQAGHREAASFTLLARSSARPVQPVLTPEQRQWREGRQELVLGTSAPDYPPFDITGGGNDYQGLTAEYANLIGKALQLPVRVLRFSSRQAAVEALRHGDIDLLGSANGYEAASDGLALSRPYAVDQPVLVTREDENRALDTDLAGMRLGMLYHYLPRQEVLTAYPKAELLAFGSSSQALNAVAFGQADVFIGDTISTHYQLNRGHLPRLRMANFGKHEAIGFGFALRQQDTVLLDLVNTILDRQSPAIRSSIFKRWSAGSDLLLSDRQLQLSAAEQQWLEKHPVMRVAADDAAAPLSYFDDSGHFRGITADLLELIRLRTGLRFEVQRASGIADMVARLKDGRADVIAALASAGKAGDDLQISRPYLESAYVLVNHKDNNALSSLEQLQGHRIAITRYSTMNAMLSRDYPKISWVETESAFYSMALLNSGAVDAVITTLIDANHALASNPELVIRTSVGSEPANFAMATIAPSPALLSILDKALLSISPEELGVINNRWRGFGRHEDDNSKGYSRLALQVVLATAVLLLLALLWNARLRLQIRQRQRAERALNDQLEFMRALLNGTPHPMYVRDREGCLKSCNYSYLEAVQARSDQVIGKKLKDSLFADSEQARQIQADYQKVMAAGSPLIKDRPLRIKGRDLTIYHWILPYRDSLGEVQGIIGGWIDISERRQLVLELRQAKQQADDANRAKSTFLATISHEIRTPMNAVIGMLELAVKRADQGRVDRSALELAHHSAKDLLGLIGDILDIVRIESGHLSLAPEVVDLAALVESVARIFDGQARQKGLALEVQIAPAARCHVLLDPLRFKQVLSNLVSNAIKFTEHGQVRISVRLLDDGTSTPAVLELEVRDSGIGIHPDDLQRLFNPFIQANPHSQGARAGTGLGLAICRNLCEMMGGSLSMKSLEDVGTQVRLKMPLQRVDGAEQPKPLPEQLDVPDPRLNVLVIDDHPANLQLMAQQLGYLGLEHASARDGQEGLATWREGDFDVLVLDCNMPHMNGYQLATAVRAEERHGKRPPCTILGYTANAQPEVRRKCLTAGMDDCLLKPISLSTLSQRLAGIRPRRQQRPRRKLYQLEGLAAVVGPDPVDRQRFLETLHQSLQADLASLMALHPQHDSGAIAEQAHKVLSAARMLEAPDLMAACEALEASDLPTAQVRLRRQALARHMCRVERALAKELATSTDTQAGNHTC comes from the coding sequence ATGGCCCGAGTTATCAATCGCCTGCTGCTCGTCCTGCTGCTGCTCAGCGGCGCGACACAGGCTGGCCATCGCGAAGCCGCGTCCTTTACGCTACTGGCGCGCTCATCGGCCCGCCCCGTCCAGCCCGTGCTCACGCCCGAACAACGGCAATGGCGCGAAGGCCGGCAGGAACTGGTGCTGGGCACGTCGGCACCCGACTATCCACCGTTCGACATCACCGGTGGCGGCAACGACTACCAGGGCCTGACCGCCGAGTATGCAAACCTGATCGGCAAGGCCTTGCAGTTGCCAGTGAGGGTGCTGCGTTTCTCCAGCCGGCAGGCGGCGGTGGAGGCGCTCAGGCACGGTGATATCGACCTGCTGGGCAGCGCCAATGGCTACGAAGCGGCCAGTGACGGCCTGGCACTGTCGCGCCCCTATGCCGTCGACCAACCTGTACTGGTAACGCGTGAAGACGAAAACCGGGCACTGGACACGGACCTTGCCGGCATGCGCCTGGGCATGCTCTACCACTATTTGCCCAGACAGGAAGTACTCACCGCCTACCCCAAGGCCGAGCTGCTGGCCTTCGGTTCTTCCAGCCAGGCACTGAATGCTGTCGCGTTCGGGCAGGCCGACGTGTTCATCGGCGATACCATCTCCACACACTACCAGCTCAACCGTGGTCATCTGCCCCGCCTGCGCATGGCCAACTTCGGCAAACACGAGGCCATCGGCTTCGGTTTTGCCTTGCGTCAGCAAGATACCGTGCTGCTGGACCTGGTGAACACCATCCTGGACAGGCAAAGCCCGGCCATTCGCTCCAGTATCTTCAAACGCTGGAGCGCCGGCAGCGACCTGTTGCTGAGCGATCGCCAACTGCAATTGAGCGCGGCCGAGCAGCAGTGGCTGGAGAAGCACCCCGTGATGCGCGTGGCAGCCGATGACGCGGCTGCACCACTGTCCTACTTCGATGATTCGGGACATTTCCGAGGCATCACCGCCGACCTGCTGGAACTCATTCGCCTGCGCACCGGGTTGCGTTTCGAAGTGCAGCGCGCCAGTGGCATTGCCGACATGGTCGCTCGCCTCAAGGATGGCCGGGCCGATGTCATCGCCGCACTGGCCAGCGCCGGCAAAGCAGGGGACGACCTGCAAATCAGCCGCCCCTACCTCGAAAGCGCCTATGTGCTGGTCAACCACAAGGACAACAACGCATTGAGTTCACTGGAGCAGTTGCAGGGGCATCGCATCGCCATTACCCGCTACAGCACCATGAACGCCATGCTGTCCCGGGACTACCCAAAGATAAGCTGGGTCGAAACCGAAAGCGCGTTCTACTCCATGGCGTTGCTCAACAGCGGGGCTGTCGATGCGGTGATCACCACCCTGATCGACGCCAATCACGCCCTGGCCAGCAACCCAGAACTGGTCATCCGCACCTCGGTCGGCAGCGAACCCGCCAACTTCGCCATGGCCACCATTGCCCCGTCACCGGCGCTGTTGTCGATCCTCGACAAAGCTTTGCTGAGCATCTCACCGGAAGAGCTGGGGGTAATCAACAACCGCTGGCGTGGCTTTGGCAGGCATGAGGATGACAACTCCAAAGGCTACAGCCGCCTGGCCCTGCAGGTGGTGCTGGCCACGGCCGTGCTTTTGTTGCTGGCCCTGCTCTGGAATGCCCGCCTGCGCCTGCAGATTCGCCAGCGCCAGCGCGCCGAACGCGCGCTGAACGACCAGTTGGAATTCATGCGCGCCCTGCTCAACGGTACGCCCCACCCCATGTATGTGCGCGACCGCGAGGGTTGCCTGAAAAGTTGCAACTACAGCTACCTTGAAGCCGTGCAGGCCCGCTCCGATCAGGTGATCGGCAAAAAACTCAAGGACAGCCTGTTTGCCGATTCCGAGCAGGCTCGGCAGATCCAGGCGGATTACCAGAAAGTCATGGCGGCGGGCTCACCACTGATCAAGGACCGTCCATTACGGATCAAGGGCCGGGACCTGACCATCTACCACTGGATCCTGCCGTACCGCGACTCCCTGGGTGAGGTGCAGGGGATCATCGGCGGCTGGATCGACATCAGCGAACGCCGCCAACTGGTCCTGGAGCTGCGCCAGGCCAAGCAGCAGGCCGACGATGCCAACCGCGCCAAGAGCACGTTCCTGGCGACCATCAGCCACGAAATCCGCACCCCGATGAATGCCGTGATCGGCATGCTGGAACTGGCGGTCAAGCGCGCCGACCAGGGCCGGGTGGACCGCAGCGCGCTGGAACTGGCACACCATTCGGCCAAAGACCTGCTAGGCCTGATCGGTGACATTCTCGACATCGTGCGCATCGAGTCCGGGCACTTGTCCCTGGCCCCGGAGGTGGTCGACCTGGCGGCGCTGGTCGAATCGGTGGCGCGCATTTTCGATGGTCAGGCGCGGCAGAAAGGCCTGGCCCTGGAGGTGCAGATCGCCCCGGCCGCACGCTGCCATGTCCTGCTTGACCCGCTGCGCTTCAAGCAGGTGCTGTCCAACCTGGTGAGCAATGCCATCAAGTTCACCGAGCACGGTCAGGTGCGCATCAGCGTCAGGCTGCTGGATGACGGAACCAGCACACCAGCCGTACTGGAGCTGGAGGTGCGCGACAGTGGCATCGGCATCCACCCCGACGACCTGCAGCGCCTGTTCAACCCGTTCATCCAGGCCAACCCGCACAGCCAGGGCGCCCGCGCCGGTACCGGGCTGGGCCTGGCCATCTGCCGCAACCTGTGCGAAATGATGGGCGGCAGCCTGTCCATGAAGAGCCTGGAGGATGTCGGTACCCAGGTGCGCCTGAAGATGCCGCTGCAACGGGTGGATGGCGCAGAGCAGCCCAAACCGCTGCCCGAGCAGCTCGACGTGCCCGACCCACGGCTGAACGTGCTGGTCATCGATGATCACCCTGCCAACCTGCAACTGATGGCGCAACAACTTGGCTACCTGGGCCTGGAGCACGCCAGCGCCCGCGATGGGCAGGAAGGCCTGGCGACCTGGCGGGAAGGCGACTTCGATGTGCTGGTACTCGACTGCAACATGCCGCACATGAACGGTTACCAGCTGGCCACTGCCGTGCGCGCCGAAGAACGCCATGGCAAGCGACCACCCTGCACCATCCTCGGCTATACCGCCAACGCACAGCCGGAAGTACGCCGCAAGTGCCTGACCGCCGGCATGGACGACTGTCTGCTCAAGCCCATCAGCCTGAGCACCCTCAGCCAGCGCCTGGCTGGCATTCGCCCGCGCCGCCAGCAACGCCCCCGACGCAAGCTGTACCAGCTGGAGGGCCTGGCCGCCGTGGTCGGGCCTGACCCGGTTGACCGTCAGCGCTTCCTGGAAACCTTGCACCAGAGCCTTCAGGCCGACCTGGCCAGCCTGATGGCGCTTCACCCGCAACACGACAGCGGCGCCATTGCCGAGCAGGCCCACAAGGTGCTCAGCGCCGCGCGCATGCTGGAAGCCCCTGACCTGATGGCGGCCTGTGAAGCCCTCGAGGCCAGCGACTTGCCCACTGCCCAGGTGCGCCTGCGGCGCCAGGCACTGGCACGGCATATGTGCCGAGTGGAACGTGCCCTGGCCAAGGAATTGGCCACAAGCACGGATACTCAGGCAGGCAACCACACGTGTTAA
- a CDS encoding IS5-like element IS2000 family transposase — translation MSQMSFSDFEYAGKRKQTRRERFLAEMEQVVPWSGLVALIEPHYPKAGGGRKPYPLETMLRIHLLQNWFSLSDPAMEEALYEITSMRQFARLTLSAPIPEDTTIMNFRHLLEKHQLAAGILETINNYLQDKGLSLRQGTIVDATIIHAPSSTKNKEGKRDPEMHQTKKGNQYYFGMKAHIGADAESGLVHHVHGTAANVADVTEVAQLLHGEENVVCADAGYTGLEKRPEHEGRQVIWQVAARRSTYKHLSKRSVLYQAKRKIEKAKAQVRAKVEHPFRVVKRQFGYVKTRFRGLAKNTAQLTTLFALSNLWMVRRQLLPAAGEVRP, via the coding sequence ATGAGCCAGATGAGCTTTTCCGATTTCGAGTACGCCGGTAAGCGCAAGCAAACCCGTCGCGAGCGTTTCCTGGCCGAGATGGAACAGGTGGTTCCGTGGAGTGGACTGGTGGCGTTGATCGAGCCTCACTACCCAAAGGCTGGCGGTGGCCGCAAGCCTTATCCTCTGGAAACCATGCTGCGCATTCACCTGCTGCAGAATTGGTTCTCTTTGAGCGATCCCGCCATGGAAGAGGCGCTGTACGAGATCACTTCGATGCGCCAGTTCGCTCGTCTGACGCTCAGCGCTCCGATCCCCGAAGACACGACGATCATGAACTTCCGGCACCTGCTGGAGAAGCATCAGTTGGCGGCCGGCATTCTGGAAACCATCAACAATTACCTGCAAGACAAGGGCCTGTCGTTGCGCCAGGGCACCATTGTCGACGCTACCATCATCCACGCGCCCAGTTCGACCAAGAACAAGGAAGGCAAGCGCGATCCTGAAATGCATCAAACGAAGAAGGGCAACCAGTACTATTTCGGCATGAAGGCCCACATCGGCGCGGATGCTGAATCGGGTCTGGTGCATCACGTTCATGGTACCGCCGCGAACGTAGCTGACGTGACGGAGGTCGCTCAGCTATTGCATGGCGAAGAGAATGTCGTGTGTGCGGATGCGGGTTACACAGGCTTGGAAAAGCGGCCAGAACACGAGGGACGGCAGGTGATATGGCAGGTCGCTGCCCGCCGCAGCACCTACAAGCACTTGAGCAAACGCAGCGTGCTCTACCAAGCCAAGCGCAAGATCGAAAAGGCCAAGGCGCAAGTGCGTGCGAAGGTGGAGCACCCGTTCCGGGTGGTCAAACGCCAGTTCGGCTATGTGAAGACTCGTTTTCGTGGCTTGGCCAAGAACACGGCGCAACTGACCACGCTGTTTGCCCTGTCGAATCTGTGGATGGTGCGCCGGCAATTATTGCCTGCTGCGGGAGAGGTGCGCCCGTGA